The Flavobacterium sp. 102 genomic interval TGAAAAAAATCATAACCATAGCCATATTATTCTTCTCCATACTTTCCTATTCTCAACAAATGAGTTTAGAGAAAGGCAAATTTTATCTCGGCGGAAACCGAATTGACAGTCGCGAAGCTCGAAATTTATTTGCTACCAATGTTAAAGCGGCAGCACTTTACAAACAAGCCAAATCAAAAGAAGCTTTGGGTGGATTTTTATTAGGATTAGGGATTGGGCTAACCGTTGGTGATTTGGCCATTGGTTTGTTTTCTGATAAAGATTATCCTTCAGCACTAACTTATGCCGGATTGGGTTCGATTGCCGTTTCTGTGCCGATACTTTCAGGAAGAAAAAAACGATATAAAGAAGCGATTGAAATTTACAATTCGGAACACAAAGAATTAAAATTAGGCGCAACCAATAACTCCATAGAACTCAATGCGGTTTCGAATCAAAACGGTTTTGGATTACAATTAAAATTCTAAAATATGTCAGTCAACAAAACACTACTCGATAAAGGAATTAAATACATGCTTTATGCTTTACCTTTGATGTTTATTGGTCCGAGTGTCATTTACAATGCCTTCATCAACAAACAAAACACTTGGCATTGGTTGGTTTTAGCCATTGGAATTGTCCTTTGCTTAACCGCAGTCTATTTTATGTTTAAAGGAATAAAAACGCTTACTGACGCTTTGTTTGATCATGAAAAATAACTCCTATTTAGAAAGTGTTCAAAAGCAATTTCTCTATTATAAAATGTTAGGTGAAAAAGCGATGGAACAACTTGAACCTGAGCAATTATTCATTTCGGTGAATGACGACACCAATTCGATAGCAATAATTGTAAAACACCTTTCCGGAAATATGTTGTCACGTTGGACAGATTTTTTAACTACCGATGGAGAAAAAGAATGGCGTAATCGTGACGCAGAATTTGATTCCTATTTTCTTGAAAATGACAAAGCGGAACTGATGAAATTGTGGAACAGAGGCTGGGATTGTTTGTTCAATGCGATAAATTCGTTAACCGCTGAACAATTAGAAACCATTATCTATATTCGCAACGAAGGTCATACGGTTGTGGAAGCGATTAACCGTCAGTTGGCGCATTATCCTTATCACATTGGTCAAATTGTTTTTTATGCCAAAATGCTCAAAAAAGAAGAATGGAATTCGCTTTCCATTCCAAAAAATAAATCCAATAGTTACAATGCAGAGAAGTTTTCTAAAGACAAAAGCATAAAGAACTTTACGGATGATGAATTGAATAAATTAAAACGTTAAGGTTATAAGGCACTAAGTCTCTGAGGTTCTGAGAAAAACTAAACTCAAAACTAACAACATAGCAACTTAGTACCTTAGCACCTAATACACTTAGCACCTTAACCCATGAAAAAAACATCACTACTCCTACTCGCTTTAACCGTGATTGCTTGCTCAGAAAAAGAGCGTAACTGCCAAGATTTTAAAACCGGCACTTTTGAATTCTCTCAAGAAATCAATGGAAAAAAGGTCACCTCAACTTTCACACGTACCGAAACACTTCAAATAGAAACCTTTAACGGAAAAACCGATACCGCTTCTGTGCGTTGGGTAAATGACTGTGAATTTGTGTTGCAAAAATTACATCCGAAAACCATGAATGAAAAGAAAGCAATCAGCATGAAAATTTTGTTTACTAAAGACAATACCTATACCTTTGACTATTCTTTTGTAGGCGATGCGCAAAAACAACGCGGCACTGTAACAAAATTGAAATAAACGCGTTTAACCGATACAAACTTAATTTACAAACATGGAAGTATTTTTAAATCCCGATGCTTGGGTAGCACTTTTGACTTTAACTTTTTTAGAAATTGTTCTCGGAATTGACAACATTATCTTCATCTCAATCGTAACCGGAAAACTTCCTCAGGAAAAACGCAAAAGAGCCACAAGAATTGGTTTGTTTTTAGCCATGTTTATGCGTATCGGATTGCTATTCGGAATTACATTATTAATCGCTATGAAAGCTCCTTGGTTTAGTATTGATTGGGGTTGGTTTAGCGCTAGTTTCACCGGTCAAGCCATTATTCTTTTGCTTGGTGGTATATTCTTAATTTACAAAAGTACTAAAGAAATTCACGAAAAGGTTGACCACAAAGGTGAAGAAGAAAAAGACTTAAAAACTTCAGCTGCGAAATCATTTAGCAGTGTAATTGTCCAAATTCTATTAATCGATTTAATCTTTTCGGTAGACAGTATTTTAACCGCAGTTGGAATGACCAATGGTGTTGAAGGCGCAATATACATTATGGTTACTGCTGTTGTGATTTCTGTGGGCGTTATGCTTTTATTCGCTGTCCCGGTTGGCAATTTTGTGAACGCCAATCCATCCATACAGGTTCTTGGTTTAGCCTTCTTAATCTTAATTGGTTTTATGTTAATCACCGAAAGTATGCATTTATCTAATGCTTCTTTAGTAGGACAGCATGTTGGTGTAGTTCCAAAAGGCTATTTGTATTTTGCCATTGCATTCTCATTGGCTGTAGAATTCATCAATATGAAAATGCGCAAAAAGAAACACTAATAGTGAAAATATCAAAAGTATAAGCTCCCTATTGATAGGGAGTTTTTTTGTAGCATCTGAGTCTTTTTTTATTTCAATACAAATTGTCCGCAGCTTCTTCTTTTTTTAGATTTTATCCTACATTCTGTCATTTCTATGCTCCTCAACAGTTGTTAAATGATAATTATCATCTTTTTTTAATCAAAAAAAGATTACTTTTACGATAGTTGAGATTGTTAAAATATAAAATTTATTAGGCATGGGTATGGAAAAAAGAATAATGATCTTACAAAAATTCTCTTCTTTCAAAATTGTCCTTTTTTATACAATTGTTAGTGCTGTATATATCTTCGCCTCTGATTACTTCTTAGAACTACTGATTCCTAATATTAATTTACTCTCCAAACTTCAAACTATAAAAGGACTGGCTTTTATTCTCATTACTGCAATACTACTTTATATATTGGTCAAAAGAAATATTGATAAAATATCAAGCTATTATCAAGAAATCATCGATATAAAACAACTGTCCGATGAACAATCGATACAATCGAAGGAAGAATATATTTCTTTATTTAATCACAGCCCTTTACCAATGTGGCTTTTTGACACAGAAACTCTTCATTTTATACTTGTGAATGAAGCTGCTTGCAGTCATTATGGTTTTTCGCAAGAGGAATACATGTCAATGACATTAAAAGATATTCGTCCTAAAGAAGATATACTTTTATTAGAAGAAATGCTTGCTCTTTCTTTGAAAACTAACAGTTCACTTTCGACCATTGTAAGACATCGAAAAAAAAATGGGGAAATTATTCAAGTTAAAGTAAAAACTTGTTTTGTTGCTTTTAATGGAAAAAAATTAAGACTAGCTTCTGCTGTAGATATCACAGCAGAAATGAATACCCAAAAGAAACTGACAGAGTCAAATTCGAGATTACAAATTGCAAGTGAAATTGCCAGTTTAGGTTATTGGACAAATGATTTAGTGAAGTCAGAAATCCAATGGTCTGACGAAATGCACAGGATTTTTGAAACTGATCCCAAAACGTTTGAATTGACTTTAGAGGCGATAGTAAATCGCTTTCATCCGGATGAACGATTGAAATTCAACACCCAAACATTTTCCAATTTTGACGAAAAAAACATTATAGAAAGTGAGCAGAGAATTATTACCGATTCAGGCAAAATAAAATGGATATTGGAGCGAATACATTTAATAAAGAATCATAATAATGTCCCTATTAAACTAGAAGGTATTGCTGTAGATATTACCAAAAGAAAACTACACGAACAAGAAATATGGGAAAGCAACGAACGTTTTAAATTGTTGACGAAAGCTACCATTGAAGCCATTATTGATTGGGATATTGACAGTAAAACTGTTTTTTGGGGTGATGGTTTTCACTCCTTACTAGGCTATGACCTAAGCAAAACGGATAATCGTTTATGGTCAAGTAACATACATCCAGAAGACAGAAAAAAAGTATTAAGTGATTTAAACAGAGCTTTAAAAGATCCTACAAAACAGAATTTTAATGCCGAATTCAGATTTTTAAAAGCCAACAGAGATGTTGCTTACGTACAGCACCGGAGTGTTTTAATAAGAGACATTAACGGCAAAGTGACCAGAGTATTAGGTGCTATGATTGATTTAACTGATACTTTAGAAAGAATGCGTAAGATTGAAATGCAAAATAAGGTATTAAAAGACATTTCATGGACTCAATCACATATGGCAAGAGCTCCACTTGCAAATATTTTAGGTCTCATTAATCTTATGAAAGACAATAAAAGCTTAGGTATAAACGATGAAAATCTTATTGATTATATTAGTGAATCGGCCAATAAACTGGATGATATCATACGTGATATCGTCAAAAAATCTGCCGAAACCAATAACATTGAATAAATCACAACCACCGGAAATTTACAGAAACCCGACAAGTTTTTAAAACCTGTCAGGTTTAATTATTCTAATGACAATGTAATCTGTCCGTCATCGTCCGTTTCTGTTTGGATATCATCCGAAACATTATCTTCTCCGGTTACTTCAACATCTTCCGGTTGGATTTCTTCCGGTTCCTCGAATGGTAATGGTTCTAATAAATTGACTTGTTTTAGTTTGTCTGTGGTCAATTGGTTACCAATCGCCTTAATCCCTTTCACTGAAATAAATTGTTCTAAATCAACAGTAATTGTATCTTTTTGCACACCTTTGACTTTGGCAAAAACAATTTCCGCCATTGGTCGCCAATCGGTTGAAACGATTTCTAATTGGGATTTTTCGTGTTCAGTGATAAAGATTTCTTCTTTGTTTTCGTTTTCTACTAAAAAGCGTTTCACGAAATAACGTTCCTTTTCTCCATCATAATAAATGGTTGAAATTGGTTTCTTCGGATGCCATTTTTCTAAGACAATCATATCTTCCTCAAAATGCGTGGTCAACTCAGGAACAATCGTTTTCAATTTCCCCGATTGGTTGATAATGAGCAAACGGTCATTGGGTCTGAATTCACCCAACAACTCACCTCTTCCATCGACATTCAATCTTTGAACCGTATCGTCAAACCACACTTTACGCGGACGCAAAGTCGAAATGCCTTTTTCTTTGAGTTCAATTTTCTTAATTGGATATTTGGTCACGGTATTACCACGCGAAGCTCTTCCTTTGATGGCAATATCAGAGAAATCGACATCCCATTTGAGTTTTTTGACGCTACCTATTTGGCGCAATAAAATCGTCACCGTTTCTGCTTCACCATTCGGATTCGCAGAAAAATACAATACTTGACTTCCGGCTTTTTCCTGAGTCAAATCATAGAATTTATCACGAGTAACGCCCGAAACATTGAAACGCTTGATAAACGTTGAGCCGTTTTTACCATCGCGGTACATCATATTGTAAATCGTGCGTTTGTCATTTTTATCGAAAACCGCAATATGGATAATGTCTTTGCCAACGAACTTTTTGTCGTCTACTTTGGCAATCATCATTTTTCCGTCACGCAAGAAGACAATCACATCATCAATGTCAGAGCAATCAGCTACGTATTCGTCTTTCTTTAAACCGGTTCCAAAGAAACCTTCTTCTTTGTTGACGTAAAGTTTGGTATTTCTTAAAACCACTTTCGTCGCTTCAATCGTATCAAAACTTCTCAACTCGGTTAGACGTTCTCGACCTTTGCCGTATTTGTCTTTGAGCTTTTGAAAGAAATCCACCGTATAGTCAATGATATGGTCTAAATGGTGTTTTACTTCTTCCATTTCAGCTTCCAACTTCGCAATCGCATCATCGGCTTTGTCCGAGTCGAAACGCGTGATACGAATCATTGGAATTTGCGTCAATTTTTGCAAATCGTCATCATTGATTTCTCTAACAAACGATTTCAAGAAAGGCTTAAATCGGTCATACATATAAACGTAAAGCGATTCTCTGTCGGAGTACAATTTGAAGTCGATGTACATTTCTTCTCGGATGAAAATTTTCTCCAACGTTGAGAAATGCCATTTGTTTTCTAATTCGTCTAACTGAATTTCCAATTCGCGTTTGAGCAAATCAACCGTTCGGTGTGTCGAAATCTTCAACATATCCGAAACACCGATGAACAACGGTTTGTGGTTTTCAATTACACAACCTAATGGCGCTACAGAAGTTTCACAAGCGGTAAATGCGTAAAGTGCATCAATGGTTTTATCCGGAGAAACGCCCGGCGGAAGATGGATTAAAATCTCTACTTCGGCAGCGGTATTGTCTTCTATTTTTTTGACTTTGATTTTCCCTTTTTCATTGGCTTTCAAAATACTATCAATCAGCGTTGACGTATTGGTTGAAAATGGAATTTGGGTAATCACCAACGTTTGTTTGTCGAGCTGACCAATTTTGGCACGCACACGCACTCGTCCGCCACGCAAACCATCATTGTAATTGGAAACATCAGCAATACCTGCGGTTGGGAAATCAGGAAATAAAGTAAATGGTTTGTTCTTTAATATTTTAATCGAAGCATCTATCAGTTCGTTAAAGTTATGTGGTAAAACTTTAGTCGATAAACCTACGGCAATTCCTTCGGCACCTTGCGCTAACAACAACGGAAACTTTACCGGAAGATTAATCGGTTCGGCACGTCGACCATCGTATGACATTCCCCATTGGGTGATTTTGGGAGAATACAACACATCGTGGCCAAACTTAGAAATACGCGCTTCAATATAACGCGAAGCCGCAGCACTATCGCCGGTTAGAATATTTCCCCAGTTTCCTTGCATGTCGATAATCAAATCCTTTTGCCCTATTTGCACCATCGCATCACCAATACTTGCATCACCGTGTGGATGATACTGCATGGTATGTCCAACGATGTTCGCCACTTTGTTATAACGACCATCATCCAACTCTTTCATGGAATGCATAATACGGCGTTGCACCGGTTTGAATCCGTCTTCAATCGCAGGAACCGCACGTTCGAGAATTACATAGGAAGCATAATCCAAAAACCAATCTTTGTACATGCCTGTAACTTTGGTAATGGTGTCTTCCGGGTTTTCGTCGTTTTCGTAGAAATGGTTGCCCGAAGATTTAATGTCTTCAAAGCCTTCTTCCATTGCGTCATCGCTTGTCGATTCGTTCAACTCGTCGTTGATCTCGTCTTCGTTTGGGATGATATCGTCTTCTTCTTCGTCTTTCATATTTTTTGTAGCACTATGTTACTCAAAGTTTTCACAGTGTTTCACAATGTTTAAAAATTTCTTTGGGAAACTTTGTGCTTTACATAGTGGAACTTTGTGTTACTAACTTCATAATATCAATCTTTTTATTCCGTCTTTTAATGACTTTTTATAAAAATTTAAAAGTAAACCTAACTTACATTCTGAAAGACGCATGTAAGTTAGACATTGAGCAGTGTGTTCAATTGTAAAATCCTCAACAACTTTTAATTCAACGATCACTTTATTGTTTACAATTAAATCAACTCGGTATCCGCAATCCATTTTTATATCTTCATAAATAACGGGAAAAGGTTGTTCTTGTTTAACCTCTAATCCATGTTTCATCAATTCATAAGCTAAACATTCTCTATAAACTTTTTCCAACAAACCAGAACCTAATTTAGTATGGACTTTATAAGCGCAATCCAATATAATTCGACTAATTTCGTTTTCTTCGTTCATAATAAATTTAACTGTTACACTATGTTACTCAAAGTCAATCACAAAGTCTCTCAATGTTTTTAAAATTTCTTTGTGTGACTTTGTGCTTTACATTGTGATACTTCGTGCACCAAAAACCTACTTCTCCACCACATCCAATTCCACTTTCAAATTATTGATAATAAAAACCTGTCTGTCCGGTGTATTTTTCCCCATATAGAATTCGAGTAAGGTTTCAATCGATGTGGATTTGTCTAACATCACCGGATCAAGTCGAATGCTTTCGCCAATAAAATGTTTGAACTCATCGGGTGAAATTTCCCCTAATCCTTTGAATCGGGTGATTTCAGGTTTTGGTTTTAGTTTTTCAATAGCATCAATTCGCTCTTGTTCGCTGTAACAATAGATGGTTTCCTTTTTGTTTCGCACGCGGAATAAAGGCGTTTGCAAAATATACAAATGGCCGTCTTTAATTAGCTCAGGAAAGAATTGCAAAAAGAAAGTAATCAACAACAAACGAATGTGCATCCCGTCAACATCGGCATCGGTGGCAATTACGATATTGTTGTACCGCAAATCACCCATGTCTTCTTCGATGTCTAAAGCCGCTTGAAGCAAATTGAACTCTTCGTTTTCGTAAACAATTTTTTTGGTCATGCCATAAGAATTCAATGGCTTACCACGCAAACTAAATACGGCTTGGGTATTCACATCCCGACTTTTGGTAATCGAACCGGAAGCCGAATCACCTTCCGTAATGAAAAGCGTGCTTTCTAAACTTCTTGGGTTTTTGGCATCGGTTAAGTGCACGCGACAATCGCGTAGTTTTTTATTGTGCAGACTCGCTTTTTTGGCTCTGTCTTTGGCTAATTTTCTAATACCCGATAATTCTTTACGCTCGCGTTCGGCTTGAAGAATTTTGCGCAATAGTAAATCGGCTACTTCAGGGTTTTTGTGTAAAAAGTTATCGAGTTTGGTTTTGATGAAATCGTTAACAAAAGTACGCACTGATGGACCTTTCGGACCAATATCGGTTGAGCCTAATTTGGTTTTCGTTTGTGATTCAAAAACCGGTTCTTCGACTTTTACCGCAATAGCAGAAACAATCGATTTACGAATGTCAGACGCTTCAAAAGGTTTGTTGTAAAACTCTTTGATGGTTTTGACAATTGCTTCGCGGAAAGCACCTAAATGCGTTCCACCTTGGGTTGTATTCTGACCATTGACAAACGAATGGTATTCTTCTGAGTATTGTGATTTACTGTGTGTTAAAGCAATTTCAATATCATCACCTTCCAAATGAATTACAGGATATTGCATGTCTTCCTCCGAAATGGTTTCTTCGAGTAAATCCTTTAATCCGTATTCGGAAAGGTATTTTTCACCGTTGTAATAAATCGTTAATCCACGATTTAAATAACAGTAGTTTTTGAGCATCTTGATAACATACTCATTTCGGTATTTATAGTTTTTGAAAATGGTTTCATCGGCTACGAAAGACACTTTGGTTCCTCTTCGTTTGGTCGATTCTACTAAGTCCTCTTCAAGGGTTAAATTTCCGGCGGAGAATTCGGCGGCTTTTTGTTGGTTGTCCCGAACCGATTCCACACGGAAATAATTGGACAAAGCATTGACGGCTTTGGTACCTACTCCATTCAAACCAACAGATTTCTTAAACGCTTTGGAGTCGTATTTTCCTCCGGTATTCATTTTGGAAACCACATCAACGACTTTCCCTAACGGAATACCACGACCGTAATCGCGTACGGTAACCAATTTGTCTTTGATCGTCACTTCAATGACTTTTCCGGCACCCATGACGAATTCATCGATACAGTTGTCGATGGTTTCTTTGAGCAATATGTAAATACCATCATCGGGTGAAGAACCGTCACCGAGTTTCCCGATGTACATTCCGGGACGCATTCGGATGTGTTCTTTCCAGTCGAGCGAACGGATATTGTCTTCGGTATATTGATTTTGTTCTGACATTTTAAAAACTAACGATTTTAACTGCGTTCAATTCGGTCGTTGCCTTTTGCAACAACCTCGGGTCTGCTAATATAGTGGAATTAGGGTGATTTTTGAAATGATATTTATCAAAGTTATTAAGAATGATATTGACAAAATGAGGCAATAGGCATAAGACAAAAGACAATAGTTTAAAGTTGTTGAATTAGATGATTTTCCTCATTCTAGAAATAACATTTAGTGTCAAAAAAAAAAACCGAAAGTACTAACTTTCGGCTTTTTCCTATTGCCTTTTGGCTTATGCCTAATGACTAACTACACATTAAAACGGAAATGCATTACATCACCATCTTTTACGATGTATTCCTTACCTTCTACTTTGAATTTTCCGGCTTCTTTGGCTTTGGCTTCTGAACCATAAAGCACATAGTCTTCATACGAAATCACTTCGGCACGGATAAACCCTTTTTCAAAATCGGTGTGAATTACTCCGGCTGCTTTTGGTGCCGTATCGCCTATGTTGATTGTCCAAGCACGAACTTCTTTAACGCCGGCAGTGAAATAGGTTTGTTGTTTCAATAATTTATAAGCAGCCCGAATTAAAACCGCGGAACCCGGTTCCTTTAAACCTAAATCTTCCAAGAACATTTGACGTTCTTCATACGTCTCTAATTCGGTGATATCAGCTTCTGTTCCAACGGCTAAAACGATTACTTCAGCATTTTCGTCTTTAACCAATTCACGAACTAAATCAACATATTTATTGCCTGTAGCCGCTGATTCTTCGTCAACATTACAAACATAAAGAACCGGTTTTGTGGTGATTAATTGGAAATCTTCCATCAACGCTTCTTCGTCGGCATTTTGAGGAATTACTGTTCTTGCTGATTTGGCTTGCAATAAAGCTTCGCGGATTCTGTCTAAGAACGCTTTTTCAACTTGGCCTTCTTTGTTTCCGGTTTTGGCAGCGCGGTTGACTTTTTCCAAACGTTTTTCAACAGTTTCTAAGTCTTTTAACTGCAATTCGATATCGATGGTTTCTTTGTCGCGAATAGGATTCACATTGCCATCAACGTGGATAATATTATCATTGTCAAAACAACGCAAAACGTGTATGATAGCGTTACATTCTCTGATGTTGGCCAAAAATTGATTTCCCAAACCTTCGCCTTTACTTGCTCCTTTTACCAATCCGGCGATGTCAACGATATCAACGGTAGCCATTTGAACTCGTTCCGGTTTTACCAATTCTTCTAATTTGTTGATTCTTGGATCAGGAACGTTTACAACGCCTATGTTTGGCTCAATAGTACAAAACGGAAAATTCGCGCTTTGTGCTTTGGCATTTGATAAACAATTAAATAAAGTTGATTTCCCTACGTTTGGCAATCCTACAATTCCTGCTTTCATATCAATGTTTTATTATAAAAAGTGTGCAAATATAGCGTAATAAAACCAAGTAACAAAGTGGATGAAAAAGCAAAAATTTGAAGTTAATTTGCTCTGTCTTGCAATTGATTGATGATGGCTTGCTCTTCTTCGGTTGAAGTTAATCCCGAGATATCCCAATAAGTGGAAAGAATGGTATTTTTCTTGTTGTAAAGTGTTTTGTCTTTAAAGACTTCGCTTTCTTTGAAGCTGTAATTTTGGTTGCTGAAATTGGTGGTTACAAAGTAATTTCGGACTTCAATATCGGTAGTTTTATTTTTGTCAATTCGCTCAAAACCAATCTCTTCTTTAGAACTAATTAAATAATAATTTTCACCATCTAATCTGTAAATCGTTTTAAATAAAGATTTGTAAATATTCTTGGAACCAACCGCTTTTCTCTCTTTAACATTTGCAATAGTTGTTGGAGAGATAACGGTGCTTACTTCAATGATAATTTTCTTTTTCCAGTCGTAAATGATTCTAAAGTCATCGCTTAAATCGTCATTATTATCCAATGGCGTTACTAACATCACATTGTAATCTTGATTGGCAGAATAGCCTTTGATGATAAAGTCAAATTTCTTTTTGGCGACAGCATCCAATATTGGATTCAAATATTTGAAATTGTAATAATTCTGCATGATGTCGTTGAGATTGTACCCTAAGACATCAGAGTTAATTTGGTCAAATACCAAACCATATGACCTGTTTTGTTCTACTAAAATATTGCTTTTAAAGTTTTTTTCTTTGCCGAATAATTGGAAATTCATCAAACCATCATTGTAATAAGCATAATTGCCATCCATTTTGAAAAACTCTCTGGAATAGACTTTTAATCGCGCCGGAACCGTAAGTTTTTTGACTGAATTTGCAACTATACTTTTCAATATTTTTTGCGGATGTTGTTTGGTGACAATAATTTCATCCAAATCATTGACATTGCTTTTCAAGTAAATCGTATTATCAGTCTTCAGTAAAGCCGATGAACGCACTGTTACTTTTGCATAAGAAGAATGCGTAACCTGAATATTTGAGGAACCATTTAGAACAAAAGCCACCTTTCCTTCAGCATTACTCAATAAAGTCTGTTTGGTTTTTATAATGTAAACCGTAACGTCCTCAATAGGAAGATTGGTTAAAGCGTCTTTCAATATCAATGTCTTCTCAACAGATTGAGCGTATATTGAAACACTAAAAGCTAATAAAAACAGCAGGTAAAGTTGCTTCATCCTTAGACTAGGTTTGAACAAATTTAGTAAAATTTCATTTTAAATTGATAATACACCATCGTGATGGTTAAATAATTAAAAATAAATTTATTGAGATTGTTAAAAAAGTTTGACGTAATCACATTGTATCCGATAAACCACTTTAACCTCATAAAAAAACAGATTATAATTTTCAACACTGATTTTATGATTATCCTATAACATTTAGAAAGAATTATGTAACACAAAAGAACTCGTTAAGAATTAAATTTGTAATGTACAAACCAATAAAACAAATGATTATGAAAGCTATAGTAATAAGTATACTAGCTTTGTTATTATCTATTAATAGCCAAGCGCAAAACAC includes:
- the ychF gene encoding redox-regulated ATPase YchF, producing the protein MKAGIVGLPNVGKSTLFNCLSNAKAQSANFPFCTIEPNIGVVNVPDPRINKLEELVKPERVQMATVDIVDIAGLVKGASKGEGLGNQFLANIRECNAIIHVLRCFDNDNIIHVDGNVNPIRDKETIDIELQLKDLETVEKRLEKVNRAAKTGNKEGQVEKAFLDRIREALLQAKSARTVIPQNADEEALMEDFQLITTKPVLYVCNVDEESAATGNKYVDLVRELVKDENAEVIVLAVGTEADITELETYEERQMFLEDLGLKEPGSAVLIRAAYKLLKQQTYFTAGVKEVRAWTINIGDTAPKAAGVIHTDFEKGFIRAEVISYEDYVLYGSEAKAKEAGKFKVEGKEYIVKDGDVMHFRFNV